Proteins from one Acetobacteroides hydrogenigenes genomic window:
- the metK gene encoding methionine adenosyltransferase: MGYLFTSESVSEGHPDKVADQISDAILDQFLSQDPNSKVACETLVTTGLVVISGEVRSEAYVDVQEVARKVINRIGYNKAEYKFDGDSCGVISTIHEQSPDINRGVTQEEKGAGEQGAGDQGLMFGYACSETDEYMPLSLTISHMLLQELAKIRREGKEMTYLRPDAKSQVTIEYNENNHPERIHTIVVSTQHDEFDADEVMLAKIKADVKSILIPRVKALLPERTQKLFTDDIILHVNPTGKFVIGGPHGDTGLTGRKIIVDTYGGKGAHGGGAFSGKDSSKVDRSAAYAARYIAKNLVAAGVAEEILVQVAYAIGVARPVSIYVNTYGTAKVNLTDAQISEKVDKLFDLRPARIIEKFGLKNPIFEETAAYGHFGHKCYKKNVLVGPINCQAEKEVEFFTWEKLDSVDAIKKEFGL; the protein is encoded by the coding sequence ATGGGATACTTATTTACATCTGAGTCTGTATCCGAAGGACATCCAGACAAGGTAGCCGATCAAATTTCCGATGCAATTCTCGATCAGTTCCTAAGCCAAGACCCTAACTCGAAGGTGGCTTGCGAAACGCTCGTTACTACCGGTTTGGTGGTTATCAGCGGCGAGGTACGCTCTGAGGCTTACGTAGACGTTCAGGAAGTTGCGCGTAAGGTTATCAACCGAATTGGTTACAACAAGGCTGAGTATAAATTCGATGGAGACTCTTGTGGTGTTATCTCTACCATTCACGAGCAATCGCCTGACATTAACCGTGGTGTAACCCAAGAGGAAAAGGGTGCAGGCGAACAGGGTGCAGGCGACCAAGGTCTTATGTTTGGTTACGCATGTAGCGAAACCGATGAGTATATGCCGCTATCGCTAACCATCTCGCACATGTTGCTTCAGGAGCTTGCAAAGATCCGCCGCGAGGGTAAGGAAATGACCTACCTCCGCCCAGATGCTAAGTCGCAGGTTACCATCGAGTATAACGAAAATAACCATCCAGAGCGCATCCACACTATCGTTGTTTCTACTCAGCACGACGAGTTTGATGCGGATGAGGTGATGTTGGCAAAGATTAAGGCTGATGTTAAGAGCATCCTTATTCCACGTGTTAAGGCGCTTCTTCCAGAACGTACCCAAAAGCTCTTCACTGACGATATCATCCTTCACGTAAATCCAACCGGAAAGTTTGTTATTGGAGGTCCTCACGGAGATACCGGTCTTACCGGACGTAAGATCATCGTAGATACCTACGGTGGCAAGGGTGCTCACGGTGGTGGCGCATTCTCGGGTAAAGACTCGTCGAAGGTAGACCGCTCGGCTGCTTACGCTGCTCGCTACATTGCCAAGAACCTTGTTGCTGCAGGTGTTGCCGAAGAGATACTTGTTCAGGTGGCTTACGCTATTGGCGTTGCTCGTCCTGTAAGTATCTATGTAAATACCTACGGAACTGCAAAGGTTAACCTAACCGATGCTCAGATCAGCGAAAAGGTTGATAAACTATTCGACCTTCGTCCAGCTCGCATCATCGAGAAGTTCGGGTTGAAGAACCCAATTTTCGAAGAAACCGCTGCTTACGGACACTTCGGGCACAAGTGCTACAAGAAGAATGTACTTGTTGGCCCAATCAACTGCCAAGCTGAGAAGGAGGTGGAGTTCTTCACCTGGGAAAAGCTTGACAGCGTTGATGCTATTAAGAAAGAGTTTGGTTTGTAG
- a CDS encoding DUF5074 domain-containing protein, with the protein MLRFFRIGLALAIATIAIAGATSCSKSEFEGPILINDPVNLKRTFTINPGESVTLTSKFDVPESLNYEWSIDGAKTSVSEGSYVFTTNESGSYIITQRVFNGYGEAFIDYYVVVRGTYDKGSFLLNNNTTEASLTYISKDLTAVDENAYATANPGKTLGAKIVSAQAYLGKFYIISQTEGLIVLNSITLKELGRIALPAKANYFLGIDRTTALLSTDDGIYRINLNPLSVGEKIPGFGGRAGMMANTPNYVLALTLENGVVAVDKSRLIVSKVLRVGRSGLAADISGNVWTSHKDTLFKISPSLYVSSYRMPTGITVTSSWNPWNEGSLCISTSENALFFIRANSDGRPSREIYKVNINTISSSSPVLSTLPEGRAFSGIGLRIDNENNIVASTVSTIGDNPEVVVYRAADASLVKTIPTASTDTRSMLFNSVK; encoded by the coding sequence ATGCTTAGATTCTTTCGAATAGGTTTGGCTTTAGCCATTGCGACGATTGCTATTGCTGGCGCTACATCGTGCTCGAAAAGCGAGTTCGAAGGGCCAATCCTAATTAATGATCCCGTTAACTTGAAGCGGACCTTTACCATTAATCCAGGCGAATCGGTTACGCTCACCTCCAAATTCGATGTTCCTGAAAGCCTGAACTACGAATGGAGCATCGACGGTGCTAAAACATCGGTCTCCGAAGGTTCATACGTTTTTACCACCAACGAATCTGGCAGCTACATAATCACCCAACGAGTTTTTAACGGCTACGGAGAGGCATTTATAGACTACTACGTGGTTGTTCGTGGCACCTACGACAAGGGTTCCTTTTTGCTGAACAACAACACAACCGAAGCATCGCTTACCTACATCAGCAAGGATCTTACTGCTGTTGACGAAAATGCCTATGCAACCGCCAATCCAGGAAAAACGCTAGGCGCTAAAATAGTATCAGCCCAAGCCTACCTTGGGAAATTCTATATCATCTCCCAAACTGAAGGGCTAATCGTGCTGAACTCCATCACCCTAAAGGAGCTTGGCAGAATTGCGCTTCCCGCCAAGGCTAACTACTTTTTGGGCATCGACCGAACAACAGCCCTGCTGAGTACCGATGACGGCATATACCGAATCAACCTTAACCCGCTTTCGGTTGGCGAAAAGATTCCCGGATTTGGAGGTCGCGCTGGCATGATGGCCAATACCCCTAACTACGTGCTGGCACTTACGCTCGAAAACGGAGTTGTTGCAGTAGACAAGAGCAGGCTAATCGTATCGAAGGTGCTAAGAGTGGGCCGATCGGGGTTAGCTGCCGACATAAGCGGCAACGTGTGGACCTCGCACAAGGATACGCTCTTTAAGATTAGCCCATCGCTATACGTATCGAGCTATAGAATGCCCACTGGTATAACGGTAACCTCGTCGTGGAATCCGTGGAACGAAGGTTCGCTTTGCATATCCACCTCCGAAAATGCCCTATTCTTTATCCGCGCCAACAGCGACGGAAGGCCATCGAGAGAAATATACAAGGTGAACATTAACACCATTAGCAGTAGCAGCCCTGTGCTTAGCACGCTTCCCGAAGGGCGAGCCTTTAGCGGAATAGGGCTGCGCATTGACAACGAAAATAACATTGTAGCCTCGACGGTTAGCACCATCGGCGACAATCCAGAAGTTGTTGTATACCGCGCAGCCGATGCTTCGCTGGTAAAAACAATACCAACAGCTTCGACGGATACCCGATCGATGCTCTTTAATAGCGTAAAGTAG
- a CDS encoding amidohydrolase family protein yields the protein MRKVAAHYVYCGEDQPVKFGIVTLDGNTVISVSPSADNLVEAAQTEFYPGVLIPAIVNAVMATGSSVWFPKDDDEVNSVLTIEEELPLFAVIDSEALARLSATALASIYENKIAIALAHATSNHPTILFRMMMQLTEKLPDVPFHEIVRMATANGAQALQQKQRGAIAAGYQPGIYHISGFCFARKSIDQHSTIEIIAS from the coding sequence ATGAGAAAGGTTGCAGCACACTACGTATACTGTGGCGAAGACCAACCCGTAAAGTTTGGCATCGTTACGCTCGACGGCAACACGGTGATTTCCGTTAGCCCATCGGCAGACAACCTTGTAGAGGCTGCTCAAACCGAGTTCTACCCTGGGGTGCTCATCCCTGCCATCGTCAACGCTGTTATGGCCACCGGCAGCAGCGTTTGGTTTCCGAAGGATGACGATGAGGTAAACAGCGTGTTAACCATAGAGGAAGAGCTGCCGCTATTTGCCGTTATTGATTCCGAGGCATTAGCTCGACTATCGGCTACTGCACTGGCATCCATCTACGAAAATAAAATAGCAATAGCGCTTGCCCATGCCACCTCCAACCATCCTACCATCCTCTTTAGGATGATGATGCAGCTAACCGAGAAGCTTCCGGATGTTCCATTCCACGAAATTGTGAGGATGGCTACAGCCAACGGCGCCCAAGCGCTTCAGCAAAAACAGCGAGGAGCTATTGCTGCCGGATATCAACCCGGCATTTACCATATATCGGGATTCTGCTTTGCCCGAAAGAGTATAGACCAACACTCGACAATCGAGATTATTGCTAGCTAA
- a CDS encoding radical SAM protein yields MATFLFDKIIFGPIKSRRLGSSLGINLLPNDSKLCSFDCIYCECGWNTPGARKVFHPREEVKARLREKLEELGSQNSLPDVITFAGNGEPTMHPEFEGIIDDTIALRDALSPKTKIAVLSNATLIGREKVFNALKKVDQNILKLDSAFEETVRLLNNPQGEYSTAVLVERLKKFEGNLTIQTLFVRGSYNGQTVDNTTPAELDAWMKLLAEIKPKELMVYTIARDTPAPDLVKVPEKELRAIAETVKQTLGIPVQVSA; encoded by the coding sequence ATGGCAACGTTTCTATTCGATAAGATCATATTTGGACCCATAAAGAGCCGCCGCTTAGGCAGCTCGCTGGGCATAAACCTGCTGCCCAACGACAGCAAGCTCTGCTCGTTCGACTGCATCTACTGCGAGTGCGGATGGAATACGCCCGGCGCTCGTAAGGTGTTTCATCCCCGCGAGGAGGTAAAGGCCCGCCTAAGGGAGAAGCTCGAGGAGCTGGGCAGCCAGAACAGCCTTCCCGACGTAATCACCTTTGCCGGCAATGGTGAGCCCACCATGCACCCCGAGTTCGAGGGCATCATCGACGATACCATAGCGCTGCGCGATGCGCTTAGCCCTAAAACCAAGATTGCCGTTCTATCGAACGCTACCCTTATCGGGCGCGAAAAGGTATTCAACGCCCTAAAGAAGGTTGACCAAAACATTCTGAAGCTTGACTCAGCCTTTGAGGAAACCGTTAGGCTCCTCAACAACCCGCAGGGCGAGTACTCCACCGCCGTGCTGGTGGAAAGGCTCAAGAAGTTCGAAGGAAATCTGACCATACAAACGCTCTTCGTGCGCGGCAGCTACAACGGGCAAACGGTTGATAACACAACGCCTGCTGAGCTGGATGCGTGGATGAAGCTGCTGGCCGAGATAAAGCCCAAGGAGCTGATGGTGTACACCATTGCCCGCGACACCCCTGCCCCCGACCTGGTGAAGGTGCCGGAGAAGGAGCTTCGCGCAATTGCCGAAACCGTAAAGCAAACGCTGGGGATACCCGTACAGGTATCCGCATAA
- a CDS encoding glycosyltransferase family protein, which produces MFFHYFRDRRAIRRLMKQEHFDCIFSDNRYGIRSAEAKSYLITHQLRVCFGCKNSWLERLSGRIIRRLIASFNACLVPDYDSDNNLAGRIDKPVDGLKVLYTGPQSRFPLDEPDIPLPRYDLLIILSGPEPQRTKFEQLVASLAASSIKRIMLVRGTKTPPEAALPANLSTLDFVGDLMLQTLIHNSKAIIARAGYSTIMDLNALSRGAVLVATPHQPEQEYLATWLDGKRGFVRAEQDEKSLREWF; this is translated from the coding sequence ATGTTCTTTCACTATTTTAGGGATCGAAGGGCCATACGCCGGCTGATGAAGCAGGAGCATTTCGACTGCATCTTCTCCGACAACCGCTACGGCATCCGCAGCGCAGAGGCCAAGTCGTACCTCATCACCCACCAGCTACGGGTATGCTTTGGCTGCAAGAATAGCTGGCTCGAACGCCTTTCGGGGCGCATCATCCGGCGGCTGATAGCCTCCTTCAACGCCTGCCTGGTGCCCGACTACGACAGCGACAACAACCTAGCCGGAAGAATCGACAAGCCCGTAGATGGGCTCAAGGTGCTCTACACCGGGCCACAATCGCGCTTCCCGCTCGACGAGCCCGACATACCGCTCCCCCGCTACGATTTGCTGATTATCCTATCGGGCCCCGAGCCCCAGCGCACCAAGTTCGAGCAGCTGGTAGCCTCGCTGGCGGCGAGCAGCATCAAGCGCATCATGCTGGTTAGGGGTACCAAGACGCCGCCGGAAGCAGCGCTCCCCGCCAACCTCAGCACGCTCGACTTTGTTGGCGACCTCATGCTGCAAACGCTCATCCACAACTCCAAGGCCATCATCGCCCGAGCCGGATACAGCACCATAATGGACCTCAACGCCCTGAGCCGTGGCGCCGTGCTGGTGGCCACCCCACACCAGCCCGAGCAGGAGTACCTGGCCACCTGGCTCGACGGTAAGCGCGGCTTCGTCCGCGCCGAGCAGGACGAGAAGAGCCTGCGGGAGTGGTTCTAG
- a CDS encoding alpha/beta hydrolase — MKTIYFLSGLGADERAFVSLQQNGITGKPIKWISPKKHESLREYCARLTNQLDADSGIVLVGVSFGGIVAQEISKLVKVDKVIILSSIKSVRELSWRLSVVRALGLYRLAPSGLLKWANLLARSYSFGTQTKAESELLGQIIKDTDSSFMKWAIGELMRWKGGAPNPAVVHIHGDKDRIFPIGRIRNAITIAGGSHFMIVNRAKEISELIEKEIG; from the coding sequence ATGAAAACCATCTACTTCCTAAGCGGGCTGGGAGCCGACGAGCGCGCGTTCGTGAGCCTTCAGCAAAACGGCATCACCGGAAAGCCCATTAAATGGATATCGCCCAAAAAGCACGAGAGCCTGCGGGAGTACTGCGCGCGGCTCACCAATCAGCTCGATGCCGATAGCGGCATCGTCCTCGTGGGCGTTTCGTTTGGGGGGATTGTTGCCCAGGAGATATCGAAGCTGGTAAAGGTCGATAAGGTCATCATCCTATCGAGCATTAAATCGGTGCGGGAGCTCAGCTGGCGGCTGAGCGTTGTGCGTGCCCTTGGCCTCTACCGGCTGGCGCCATCGGGGCTGCTGAAGTGGGCCAACCTGCTGGCCCGCAGCTACAGCTTTGGCACCCAGACAAAGGCCGAGTCGGAGCTGCTCGGCCAGATCATTAAGGATACCGATAGCTCCTTCATGAAGTGGGCCATCGGCGAGCTGATGCGGTGGAAGGGCGGTGCGCCCAACCCGGCTGTTGTCCACATCCACGGCGATAAGGACCGCATCTTCCCCATCGGCCGGATTCGTAACGCCATTACCATTGCCGGCGGAAGCCACTTCATGATCGTAAACCGCGCCAAGGAGATCTCCGAGCTTATCGAAAAGGAGATCGGCTAG
- a CDS encoding DUF6261 family protein: MKKVRFNSSPVPFLTYMEFYQFVASQANRIHDLGDTVLTDTELKQLVAVLIALSGDFNKLLLRVQKSLITDDITKKDKVRDFSISALRAAIRNAHYSTDEEVVRCSVALTVLLETYGDIAREDLDTESATIDKLVEELEGPTYKPMVDKLLIGANVVRLKTDNDTFKKLYNQRSNEEVAKDATDTRQLRNKVNEQYQLLCDYVLLKARMKDEEQYNQSVLIINQVRSHYSALKAQSKAAQKNDESTTKK; encoded by the coding sequence ATGAAAAAAGTAAGGTTTAACAGCTCTCCTGTACCATTCTTAACCTACATGGAGTTCTACCAGTTTGTAGCATCGCAGGCTAACCGCATTCACGATTTAGGCGATACCGTACTCACCGATACCGAGCTCAAGCAGCTGGTTGCCGTGCTAATTGCGCTTTCGGGCGATTTCAACAAGCTGCTGCTGCGCGTTCAGAAGAGCCTGATCACCGACGATATCACCAAGAAGGACAAGGTGCGCGACTTTAGCATCTCGGCGCTACGCGCGGCCATTAGGAATGCCCACTACTCTACGGACGAAGAGGTGGTGCGCTGCTCGGTTGCCCTAACCGTCCTGCTCGAAACCTACGGGGATATCGCTCGCGAGGATCTTGACACCGAAAGCGCCACCATCGACAAGCTGGTGGAAGAGCTCGAGGGCCCAACCTACAAGCCCATGGTGGATAAGCTGCTCATTGGCGCCAACGTGGTACGCCTAAAAACCGACAACGACACGTTTAAGAAGCTGTACAACCAGCGCTCGAACGAGGAGGTTGCCAAGGATGCCACCGACACGCGCCAGCTCCGCAACAAGGTAAACGAGCAGTACCAGCTGCTGTGCGACTACGTGCTGCTAAAGGCCCGCATGAAGGACGAGGAGCAGTACAACCAGTCGGTGCTCATCATCAACCAGGTTCGTAGCCACTACAGCGCCCTAAAGGCCCAGAGCAAGGCCGCCCAAAAGAACGACGAAAGCACTACCAAAAAGTAA
- a CDS encoding outer membrane beta-barrel protein has protein sequence MKLFFSTFMLIAVSSVATAQNLTLGVKAGSSTTTFRGDYSYSASNMYDNSKTNSLVLTEYLNYKLTSMLSVQAELSYQKKGFEYKTKRTVVDYAEFGNVEFGYLQIPLLLQFSYGGKLKVFSNGGPSVNILVSDGYFHLKSNNSELSNSVGYVPLDVTRNIKSDFNKVTLGLVGSAGVSYDITSTIGILGEFRIGYDLTKSAKNKEKLTIYTFLPLPPGTPEPLYYKNTHFLSYTVQGGVYFKLSK, from the coding sequence ATGAAACTTTTCTTTTCGACATTTATGCTAATCGCGGTCTCGTCCGTAGCCACAGCACAAAACTTAACGCTGGGCGTTAAGGCGGGTAGCAGCACCACCACCTTTAGGGGCGACTACTCCTACTCTGCATCTAATATGTACGACAATTCCAAAACAAATTCGCTTGTGCTAACCGAGTACCTCAACTATAAGCTGACATCAATGCTCTCGGTACAGGCAGAGCTGAGCTACCAGAAAAAGGGCTTTGAGTATAAAACCAAGCGCACTGTTGTCGATTACGCCGAATTTGGGAACGTCGAATTCGGATATCTACAGATCCCCTTACTTCTTCAATTCAGCTACGGAGGTAAGCTAAAGGTTTTTTCAAATGGTGGTCCATCGGTTAACATCCTTGTATCAGATGGCTACTTCCACTTAAAATCCAACAATAGCGAACTCTCAAATTCCGTTGGTTATGTACCCTTAGATGTAACACGTAATATAAAATCCGACTTCAACAAGGTTACGCTCGGGCTTGTGGGATCGGCAGGGGTATCCTACGACATTACCTCTACCATAGGCATTCTTGGCGAATTTAGGATTGGCTACGACTTAACTAAGTCAGCAAAAAATAAAGAGAAACTCACTATTTATACATTTTTACCCCTTCCTCCAGGCACACCAGAACCCCTCTACTACAAGAACACCCACTTCCTGAGCTACACCGTGCAGGGGGGCGTTTACTTTAAGTTGAGCAAGTAA